The following proteins are co-located in the Bacteroidota bacterium genome:
- a CDS encoding DUF4412 domain-containing protein: MYARFSSHLLCIFALMMLAFMWGCEEKTTTSQIAEGIIEYKATPVNPKSSLSMMFPDKMTVKFRNDYTLAELDAGVGAMHIAFLSDPNKKTFTNMVSFLDKKAAVLDSSEIRTRNYYLPDYSVSETKETKKIAGYNCQKAILKFADKSPDMEVWYTRELQVNKPNWTNAFYKIDGVLMDYRLRKFGLELHFTANSVMPAKIDSAVFTVPAEYKMISEDELDQSLQGFF, encoded by the coding sequence ATGTACGCCCGTTTCTCTTCACACCTGCTTTGCATTTTCGCACTGATGATGCTTGCTTTTATGTGGGGCTGTGAAGAAAAAACAACCACTTCGCAAATTGCAGAGGGAATAATTGAGTACAAAGCCACACCGGTAAACCCGAAATCATCCCTCTCAATGATGTTTCCGGATAAAATGACGGTGAAGTTCCGCAACGATTATACGCTTGCCGAACTGGATGCAGGTGTGGGCGCCATGCACATTGCATTTTTATCCGATCCGAATAAAAAAACCTTCACCAATATGGTGAGCTTTCTTGATAAAAAAGCAGCTGTGCTTGATTCTTCTGAAATACGTACCCGCAACTATTACCTGCCCGATTATTCGGTTTCCGAAACCAAAGAGACGAAAAAAATTGCCGGTTACAATTGCCAGAAAGCCATTCTGAAATTTGCCGACAAAAGCCCCGATATGGAAGTGTGGTACACCCGTGAACTTCAGGTAAACAAACCGAACTGGACAAATGCATTCTATAAAATTGACGGTGTTTTGATGGATTACCGCCTGCGCAAGTTTGGTCTTGAGCTGCATTTTACTGCAAACAGTGTGATGCCTGCCAAAATTGACTCAGCGGTATTTACCGTTCCTGCCGAATATAAAATGATTTCGGAAGATGAACTGGATCAGAGTCTGCAGGGATTTTTCTAG
- a CDS encoding arginine decarboxylase, which produces MENTYQNLIEQTFNFPQEGFHVTDNELYFNDIPLMDIIKKYGTPLKITYLPKIGQQIQKAKRLFNVAMAKVDYKGNYTYCYCTKSSHFSFVLDEVLKNDVHIETSSTYDIYIIRQLIKEGKIDKNKFIVSNGYKRDEYLRLITDLSNDGYNTIPILDHKSEIDYYAKHVKAPKQKVGIRIASEEEPNFQFYTSRLGIRHVDIVDFYKEKIATNPKFELKMLHFFINTGIKDTIYYWTELAKCLKVYLDLKRICPTLDSLNIGGGMPIKNSLSFEYDYEYMIEEIISQIKNYCENNEIAEPNIFTEFGSFTVSESGAALYSIIDQKLQNDRELWYMIDSSFITTLPDTWGINQRFILLAINNWEREYQPVNLGGITCDSMDYYNTEAHANNVFLPKVDPKEKGTQYIGFFHTGAYQESLGGYGGIQHCLIPAPKHVLIDRDEDGEIVTRLFAKEQSYKSMLKTLGY; this is translated from the coding sequence ATGGAAAACACCTATCAAAACCTGATTGAACAAACGTTCAACTTTCCGCAGGAAGGGTTTCATGTAACAGATAACGAGCTGTACTTCAACGACATTCCATTGATGGATATCATCAAGAAATACGGAACTCCGTTAAAGATTACCTACCTTCCCAAGATAGGGCAACAGATTCAAAAGGCCAAACGCCTCTTCAATGTAGCTATGGCGAAGGTAGATTACAAAGGTAACTATACCTATTGTTACTGCACCAAAAGCTCGCATTTTTCATTTGTACTCGACGAAGTGCTCAAAAACGATGTACACATCGAAACTTCGTCAACATACGATATTTATATCATCCGCCAGCTTATTAAAGAGGGCAAGATTGATAAAAACAAGTTCATTGTAAGTAACGGCTATAAGCGCGATGAGTATCTGCGCCTGATAACCGATCTTTCTAACGACGGCTACAATACCATTCCGATTCTCGATCATAAATCGGAAATTGACTATTACGCAAAGCATGTAAAAGCACCCAAACAAAAAGTGGGCATCCGCATTGCGTCGGAAGAAGAACCGAACTTTCAGTTCTACACCTCACGCCTGGGCATACGGCATGTGGATATTGTGGATTTCTATAAAGAGAAAATTGCCACCAACCCGAAGTTTGAACTGAAGATGCTGCACTTCTTCATCAACACCGGAATAAAAGATACCATCTATTACTGGACCGAACTGGCCAAATGCCTCAAGGTGTATCTTGATCTCAAGCGCATCTGCCCCACACTCGACTCGCTCAATATTGGCGGGGGCATGCCTATTAAAAACTCACTGAGTTTTGAATATGACTATGAATACATGATTGAAGAAATTATCAGTCAGATCAAAAACTACTGCGAGAACAATGAGATTGCCGAGCCCAATATTTTCACCGAATTTGGCTCGTTTACGGTGAGCGAAAGCGGTGCGGCGCTTTACTCGATAATTGACCAGAAGCTGCAAAACGACCGTGAGCTCTGGTACATGATTGACAGTTCGTTTATTACCACCCTGCCCGATACCTGGGGAATTAACCAGCGTTTCATTCTGCTGGCCATAAACAACTGGGAACGCGAATATCAGCCGGTGAACTTAGGCGGCATTACGTGCGACAGTATGGATTATTACAATACAGAAGCGCACGCCAACAATGTGTTTCTGCCCAAAGTAGATCCGAAGGAAAAAGGCACACAGTACATCGGCTTCTTCCACACGGGTGCTTATCAGGAGTCGCTGGGCGGCTATGGTGGTATTCAGCACTGCCTTATTCCTGCGCCCAAGCATGTACTCATTGACCGCGACGAAGATGGCGAAATTGTGACCCGCCTCTTTGCCAAAGAACAAAGCTACAAGTCGATGCTGAAGACTTTGGGCTATTAA
- the rocF gene encoding arginase produces the protein MRSVKKVKFIEIKSEIGAGTRGASLGPDAIKIAALDMVSNIFNEHESVEVKNENHQLFSPPGSIFARRIKGLIAIYERLSGEVAKAIKGNFFPIVLAGDHSTAGGTIAGVRLALPPKNTRIGVIWIDAHADLHSPYTTPSGNMHGMPLAVALGEDNKSNQINKVDKETTELWNKLKSIGGNGPNIRYEDLVYIGVRDVEPEETALMRSKKIKHFTTEDIRLNGVERIARDTLAYLKACTHIYISFDVDSMDSSISRGTGTPVPNGITEKEAGSLLVRLVQNEKVVCLEVTEVNPTLDKENLMAENTFEILQKVIGQFT, from the coding sequence ATGAGATCAGTTAAAAAAGTTAAGTTCATCGAGATTAAGTCCGAAATTGGTGCCGGAACCCGGGGAGCCAGTCTTGGCCCCGATGCAATTAAAATTGCTGCGCTGGATATGGTGAGCAATATTTTCAACGAGCACGAATCGGTTGAGGTAAAAAACGAGAATCACCAGCTGTTCAGCCCTCCGGGAAGCATCTTTGCCCGTCGTATCAAAGGACTCATCGCTATTTACGAACGTCTTTCGGGCGAAGTGGCCAAAGCCATAAAAGGCAATTTCTTTCCTATTGTACTTGCCGGCGATCACAGCACGGCGGGCGGAACAATTGCTGGTGTACGTTTGGCGCTTCCCCCCAAAAACACCCGCATCGGTGTTATCTGGATTGATGCGCACGCCGATCTTCATTCGCCCTACACCACGCCTTCGGGCAATATGCACGGTATGCCACTTGCCGTTGCTTTGGGGGAAGACAACAAGAGCAACCAGATAAATAAAGTGGATAAGGAAACCACAGAACTCTGGAATAAACTCAAAAGCATTGGCGGCAACGGACCCAATATCCGCTATGAGGATCTCGTGTACATTGGCGTGCGTGATGTGGAACCGGAAGAAACGGCTCTCATGCGTAGTAAGAAGATTAAACACTTTACCACGGAAGATATTCGTCTGAACGGCGTTGAGCGCATTGCACGTGATACACTCGCTTATCTCAAGGCATGCACACATATCTATATCTCTTTTGATGTGGATAGTATGGACTCCAGCATCTCACGCGGAACAGGTACACCTGTACCCAACGGCATCACCGAGAAAGAAGCGGGGTCACTGCTTGTGCGCCTTGTACAGAACGAGAAAGTAGTTTGCCTTGAAGTAACCGAAGTAAATCCCACCCTTGATAAAGAGAATCTCATGGCAGAAAATACATTTGAGATTCTGCAAAAGGTAATTGGTCAGTTTACCTGA
- a CDS encoding arginine--tRNA ligase translates to MLTTEDLLRAPVAAAVAELFSAEITPASVTFQRTNPAFEGDVTLVVFPYVKLAGKGPEQTAQLIGEHLQAKLPEVTRFNVVKGFLNLVIADEFWSREYVSLAEESEFGRKPVNESSPMVMVEYSSPNTNKPLHLGHVRNNLLGFSVSEILKAAGYRVVMVNLVNDRGIHICKSMYAWQKLGNGETPQSSGMKGDHLVGKYYVEFDRLFKEEVKQAVAAGQAQEEAEKTVQSMRDIQEMLRKWEAGDEEVISLWKMMNGWVYDGFGTTYKKLGVSFDKIYYESNTYLLGKSIVEDGLNKGVLQKRPDGAVIIDLTADGLDQKVLLRSDGTSVYMTQDLGTAAERHNEFPFEKLVYVVGNEQEYHFKVLKLALSKLGYSWADGLYHLSYGMVELPDGKMKSREGTVVDADDLIQFMEKSAQLLAEERGLIAEMSSEAKETLYHQVGMAALKYFILKVDPKKKMLFNPQESIDLQGNTGPFIQYTYARIRSMLRKAGVAGALPQATAPLQLHEKEKALIKHLHQFPATVHEAATAYSPAVVAQYAYDLAKTYNQFYDACPVMKADSDALKAFRLQLSGTVARTVKASLALLGIEAPEQM, encoded by the coding sequence ATGTTAACTACCGAAGATTTGCTCCGGGCTCCTGTAGCCGCCGCCGTGGCCGAACTGTTTTCAGCCGAAATTACACCCGCGTCGGTTACCTTTCAGCGCACCAATCCGGCTTTTGAAGGCGATGTAACCCTTGTGGTATTTCCCTATGTAAAGCTGGCCGGCAAAGGTCCCGAGCAAACTGCCCAGCTCATTGGCGAACACCTGCAGGCCAAACTGCCCGAAGTAACCCGCTTCAATGTGGTAAAGGGCTTCCTCAATCTGGTTATTGCCGATGAATTCTGGAGCCGTGAGTATGTCAGCCTGGCTGAAGAATCTGAATTTGGCCGCAAGCCGGTAAATGAGTCCAGCCCGATGGTGATGGTCGAATACAGTTCGCCCAACACCAACAAGCCTTTGCACCTCGGTCACGTGCGCAACAACCTGCTGGGCTTTTCGGTAAGTGAAATACTGAAAGCCGCCGGCTACCGGGTGGTAATGGTTAATCTGGTAAACGACCGGGGCATCCACATTTGCAAAAGCATGTATGCCTGGCAGAAATTAGGCAACGGCGAAACACCCCAAAGCAGCGGCATGAAAGGCGATCACCTTGTTGGTAAATACTACGTGGAGTTCGACCGGCTGTTTAAAGAAGAAGTAAAACAGGCCGTAGCCGCCGGACAAGCGCAGGAAGAAGCTGAGAAAACCGTGCAGTCCATGCGCGATATTCAGGAAATGCTGCGCAAATGGGAAGCCGGCGATGAAGAAGTGATTTCACTTTGGAAAATGATGAACGGCTGGGTGTACGATGGTTTTGGTACAACCTATAAAAAGCTGGGCGTTTCGTTTGATAAGATTTACTACGAATCAAACACCTATCTGCTTGGCAAAAGCATAGTGGAAGACGGCCTGAACAAAGGTGTTTTGCAGAAACGCCCGGATGGCGCCGTAATCATCGACCTTACAGCCGACGGGCTCGACCAGAAAGTGCTGTTGCGCAGCGATGGTACTTCGGTTTACATGACACAGGATTTAGGAACCGCAGCCGAGCGCCACAATGAATTTCCGTTTGAAAAATTAGTTTACGTAGTAGGCAACGAGCAGGAGTATCATTTCAAAGTGCTCAAACTGGCACTTTCCAAACTCGGCTATAGCTGGGCCGACGGCCTTTACCACCTTTCCTACGGCATGGTGGAGCTGCCCGATGGCAAAATGAAATCGCGCGAGGGCACGGTGGTGGATGCCGACGACCTCATCCAGTTCATGGAAAAAAGCGCGCAGCTGCTTGCCGAAGAACGCGGCCTGATTGCCGAAATGAGCAGTGAAGCCAAAGAAACGCTGTACCATCAGGTAGGCATGGCCGCGCTCAAATATTTCATTCTCAAAGTGGATCCGAAGAAGAAAATGCTCTTCAATCCGCAGGAAAGTATTGACCTTCAGGGCAACACCGGGCCTTTTATTCAATATACCTATGCCCGTATCCGTTCCATGCTGCGCAAAGCCGGTGTGGCCGGTGCTTTACCGCAGGCCACAGCCCCGTTGCAGCTTCACGAAAAAGAAAAGGCCCTGATCAAGCACCTGCATCAGTTCCCTGCCACGGTGCACGAAGCGGCCACTGCATACAGTCCGGCAGTAGTGGCACAATATGCCTACGACCTGGCCAAAACCTACAACCAGTTTTACGATGCCTGCCCGGTAATGAAAGCCGATTCGGACGCATTAAAAGCATTCCGTTTGCAGCTTTCAGGCACTGTAGCCCGCACGGTAAAAGCATCGCTTGCCTTGCTTGGCATTGAAGCGCCGGAGCAGATGTAA
- a CDS encoding CPBP family intramembrane metalloprotease, which translates to MIKSLFSSTFQSAEADALAERLNPTAGTRRRTWVVMVWTATALTLINYAASTTGFASFLGLCGFKEWQRRFTEWALYHDAAQLHQLIWWALVSITNYMVVPLLLIRFVLREPIGDYGLHTKAAFQGWPLYALMLVVMLPLVAYFSGTTAFQQKYPFYQPDPDEPLWPRFWIWEAFYFAQFVALEFFFRGFMTLGLRKQFGYFSILVMMVPYCMIHFRKPMPETFGAIAAGIVLGTLSLKSRSIWLGVLIHYSVAISMDMFALWRRP; encoded by the coding sequence GTGATCAAGTCTCTTTTCAGCAGCACCTTCCAGTCCGCCGAAGCCGATGCACTGGCCGAAAGGCTCAATCCAACCGCAGGCACACGCCGCCGGACATGGGTAGTAATGGTGTGGACAGCCACTGCGCTTACGCTCATCAACTACGCCGCAAGCACAACCGGCTTTGCCTCTTTTCTGGGCTTGTGCGGCTTTAAGGAATGGCAACGGCGCTTTACGGAATGGGCACTTTACCACGATGCGGCGCAGTTGCATCAGCTCATCTGGTGGGCATTGGTAAGCATTACCAACTACATGGTTGTTCCATTGCTGCTCATCCGCTTCGTGCTGCGCGAACCGATTGGCGACTACGGTCTTCACACCAAAGCCGCCTTTCAGGGCTGGCCGTTGTATGCGTTAATGCTGGTGGTAATGCTTCCGCTGGTGGCTTATTTCTCAGGAACTACCGCGTTTCAGCAGAAATATCCCTTTTACCAGCCCGATCCGGATGAGCCGCTTTGGCCGCGTTTCTGGATATGGGAAGCGTTTTACTTTGCGCAGTTTGTGGCGCTGGAGTTCTTTTTCCGCGGGTTTATGACGCTGGGACTGCGCAAACAGTTTGGCTACTTCAGCATACTGGTCATGATGGTGCCTTACTGCATGATTCATTTCCGCAAGCCCATGCCCGAAACCTTTGGCGCCATAGCGGCCGGCATTGTGCTGGGTACATTAAGCCTGAAAAGCCGGTCGATCTGGCTGGGCGTGCTTATTCATTACAGCGTAGCCATAAGCATGGATATGTTTGCGCTCTGGCGCAGGCCGTAA
- the tsaD gene encoding tRNA (adenosine(37)-N6)-threonylcarbamoyltransferase complex transferase subunit TsaD has translation MPLILGIESSCDETAAAVLRNGYLLANVVAGQEVHRQWGGVIPELASRAHQQQVVPVVHEALRLAGVLPHELDGIAYTQGPGLLGALLVGGSFAKAFSLALQKPLLAVNHMQGHILAHFVRDEHERPVPEFPFLCLTVSGGHTQLVRVDDARTFVLIGETIDDAAGEAFDKCAKILGLPYPGGPLIDKYAAQGNPKAFTFPQAQVPGLRFSFSGLKTAVLYFVRDHSAGDAGFVERNLPDICASIQYTIVSTLMKRVKMAVKETGITRVALAGGVSANSGLRSALQQTGLQEGWQTYIPPFAYCTDNAAMIAMAGHFQLLAGETAGQNTPPLPRFSL, from the coding sequence ATGCCGCTTATTCTGGGAATCGAATCCTCGTGCGATGAAACCGCTGCCGCCGTGCTGCGCAATGGCTACCTGCTGGCAAATGTGGTGGCCGGACAGGAGGTACACAGGCAATGGGGCGGCGTAATTCCCGAACTGGCCTCGCGCGCACACCAGCAACAGGTGGTGCCCGTAGTACACGAAGCTCTGCGTTTGGCCGGTGTACTGCCACACGAGCTCGACGGTATTGCCTACACGCAGGGACCAGGCCTGCTGGGCGCTTTGCTGGTAGGTGGTTCGTTTGCCAAAGCATTTTCGCTGGCATTGCAAAAACCGCTGCTGGCCGTAAACCACATGCAGGGACATATTCTGGCGCATTTTGTGCGCGATGAACACGAGCGCCCCGTACCCGAATTTCCGTTCCTCTGCCTCACCGTGTCGGGCGGACATACACAGCTTGTGCGCGTGGACGATGCCCGCACCTTCGTGCTCATTGGCGAAACCATTGACGATGCGGCCGGCGAGGCTTTTGACAAATGCGCCAAAATTCTCGGGCTGCCCTATCCCGGCGGCCCCCTCATTGATAAATACGCCGCACAGGGCAATCCGAAAGCGTTTACTTTTCCGCAGGCGCAGGTGCCCGGACTGCGTTTCAGTTTCAGCGGACTCAAAACCGCCGTGCTTTACTTTGTGCGCGATCACAGCGCCGGCGATGCCGGTTTTGTGGAGCGTAACCTGCCCGACATTTGCGCCTCCATTCAATACACCATTGTGAGTACGCTGATGAAGCGGGTAAAAATGGCCGTAAAGGAAACCGGCATTACCCGTGTGGCGCTGGCCGGCGGCGTTTCGGCAAACAGCGGTTTGCGCAGCGCATTGCAGCAAACCGGCCTGCAGGAAGGCTGGCAAACCTACATTCCGCCCTTTGCCTACTGCACCGATAATGCGGCCATGATTGCCATGGCCGGCCATTTCCAGCTGCTGGCCGGCGAAACTGCCGGTCAGAATACACCTCCCTTACCCCGTTTCAGCCTGTGA